GCGCTCGGTGTCGCGGGCAATGAGAAGGGACGTCGCCATGTCGTGCGCCGCGTAGAACTTCCGGGGTTCGAGCGGCTTGTACTCCAGCGACACCATCACGTCGGGGAGGGCGTCCGCAACGGCGGTGAAGCCGGCGACCAGGTCGTCGTGGAGCGCGCGGTAGTCGACTTGGAAGGGGTAGTCGTACCCGTCGAAGGCGGGCCACACGATGACGTGTCGCGCGCCGAGATCGAGGGCCAGCATGCCCGCCTCGACCGTCGTTCGGATCGCCTTGTCGCGCAGCGACGCATCGGGATTCGTGAAGGCGCCGGCAGCGAAGCGATCGTCGAAGCGTAGGTTGATTGCTCCGACGGCGAGGTCGGTGGCGGCGAGCGTGTCGCGAAGCGCGTCGCGATCGATTCCCTCGAGGTGTTGAGGGTAGTTGAGGTCGACCGCTCCGAGTCCGTCGACCGTGGCGGCGCGGCGGATGCGGTTCAGGACGTCCAACGGTCCGTCCCACAGGTCGGGTCGCGAACGCATGGAGTTGAGGCGGCTGGCGAGGATGGGTTCGGTCATGCGGGTCTCCGATCAGCGAAGCCGCTTGCGCGTCACGGAGCGCATGGTGGCTTCGAGGTTGGCTTGGGAACGCTCGGCGTGGACTTGAGCCACGCGAACGAACAGGGCGTCGAGGACGTTGAGTTGCGCCACGCGC
The Trueperaceae bacterium DNA segment above includes these coding regions:
- a CDS encoding TIM barrel protein yields the protein MTEPILASRLNSMRSRPDLWDGPLDVLNRIRRAATVDGLGAVDLNYPQHLEGIDRDALRDTLAATDLAVGAINLRFDDRFAAGAFTNPDASLRDKAIRTTVEAGMLALDLGARHVIVWPAFDGYDYPFQVDYRALHDDLVAGFTAVADALPDVMVSLEYKPLEPRKFYAAHDMATSLLIARDTERDNVGVTLDVAHSLIAGENPAQAAVRALAEDRLFGLHLNDGFGRADDGLLVGSIHPLSTLELLFELRRGGYDQHVYFDTFPVNEDPVEEARRNVAAVRDLWRRAGEIDAAALADARARQDAFAALDVVGPVTERNPR